Proteins encoded by one window of Ramlibacter tataouinensis:
- the rsgA gene encoding ribosome small subunit-dependent GTPase A, giving the protein MSDRAGLSPGLVVAGFGRHVLVESPDGSRRICHPRGKKTQAVVGDRVQWLPAHDEGSIEKVEPRRNLFYRQDEVRTKSFAANLDQVLLLIAAEPEFSEQQLARALIAAEAERITPLVALNKSDLVEPFERAWTRLLPYQQMGYGVLPLSLRLSGEVDRQHLVAHLQGKTTLVLGPSGAGKSTLINLLVPGATAQTGEISRALNAGKHTTTSTTWYWVDEARTTALIDSPGFQEFGLHHIEPMQLAELMRDLKPHLGQCRFYNCTHRHEPGCAVISAAAHAEAEHPVTANRYRIYCDLFDELSAPQRY; this is encoded by the coding sequence TTGTCTGATCGCGCCGGCCTGTCGCCCGGCCTGGTGGTGGCCGGGTTCGGCCGCCACGTGCTGGTGGAGTCCCCGGACGGATCGCGGCGCATCTGCCACCCGCGCGGCAAGAAGACGCAGGCGGTGGTGGGCGACCGCGTGCAATGGCTGCCGGCCCACGACGAAGGCAGCATCGAGAAGGTCGAGCCGCGTCGCAACCTGTTCTACCGGCAGGACGAGGTGCGCACCAAGTCCTTCGCTGCCAACCTCGACCAGGTCCTGCTGCTGATCGCGGCCGAGCCGGAGTTCTCCGAGCAGCAGCTGGCCCGCGCGCTGATCGCGGCCGAGGCCGAGCGCATCACGCCCCTGGTCGCCTTGAACAAGAGCGACCTGGTCGAGCCGTTCGAGCGCGCCTGGACCCGGCTGCTGCCCTATCAGCAGATGGGCTACGGCGTGCTGCCGCTGTCGCTGCGCCTGTCCGGCGAGGTGGACCGCCAGCACCTGGTGGCGCACCTGCAGGGCAAGACGACGCTGGTGCTGGGCCCTTCGGGCGCCGGCAAGAGCACCCTGATCAACCTGCTGGTGCCCGGCGCCACGGCCCAGACCGGCGAGATCTCGCGCGCGCTCAATGCGGGCAAGCACACCACCACCAGCACCACCTGGTACTGGGTGGACGAAGCGCGCACCACGGCGCTGATCGATTCGCCGGGGTTCCAGGAGTTCGGGCTGCACCACATCGAGCCGATGCAGCTGGCGGAGCTGATGCGCGACCTCAAGCCGCACCTGGGCCAGTGCCGCTTCTACAACTGCACCCACCGGCACGAGCCCGGCTGCGCGGTGATCTCCGCCGCCGCCCACGCCGAGGCCGAGCACCCGGTCACAGCCAACCGCTACCGGATCTACTGCGACCTGTTCGACGAGCTGAGCGCGCCGCAGCGCTATTAG
- a CDS encoding 4a-hydroxytetrahydrobiopterin dehydratase, whose amino-acid sequence MSSMLKKKDWAGVARRALTPTEVVSRLGSIPGWQLTGDGPDVAIEKTFHFADYYETLAFVNAVAFVAHGQDHHPDLSVHYNRCVVRFSTHDVQGLSATDFECAARVDALLA is encoded by the coding sequence ATGAGTTCGATGCTGAAGAAAAAGGACTGGGCGGGCGTCGCACGCCGGGCGTTGACGCCGACCGAAGTGGTGTCGCGCCTGGGCTCGATCCCGGGGTGGCAGCTCACCGGCGACGGGCCCGATGTCGCGATCGAGAAGACCTTCCACTTCGCCGACTACTACGAGACCCTTGCATTCGTGAACGCGGTGGCCTTCGTCGCCCACGGGCAGGACCACCACCCCGACCTGTCGGTGCACTACAACCGCTGCGTGGTCCGCTTCAGCACCCACGACGTGCAAGGCCTGTCGGCCACGGACTTCGAGTGCGCGGCCCGGGTCGACGCGCTGCTGGCCTGA